A stretch of Desulfurivibrio alkaliphilus AHT 2 DNA encodes these proteins:
- a CDS encoding BRO-N domain-containing protein, translating to MREKETLPIAFEGRKIRQARHEGEWWFAVEDVSGALTDQSDGAASWRQLQQSLEAEGCEVGTLCCALELPASDGRIRRTDCVTLEGIFRIVQSVSSPKAEIFKRWLARVAAEPVPPHGCQTNLDTVLTMLEDAACEQK from the coding sequence GTGAGAGAGAAAGAAACCTTACCCATTGCTTTTGAAGGGAGAAAAATCCGGCAAGCCCGCCATGAGGGCGAGTGGTGGTTTGCGGTTGAGGATGTCAGCGGGGCGCTTACTGATCAATCGGATGGCGCGGCATCCTGGCGACAGTTGCAGCAGAGCCTTGAAGCGGAGGGCTGCGAGGTTGGGACCTTGTGTTGCGCCCTGGAACTGCCGGCGTCCGATGGCAGGATACGCCGAACCGATTGCGTCACCCTCGAAGGCATCTTCCGGATAGTGCAATCCGTTTCCTCACCCAAAGCAGAGATTTTCAAGCGATGGCTGGCCAGGGTAGCTGCGGAACCGGTACCCCCGCATGGTTGCCAGACTAATCTCGACACGGTTTTAACCATGCTGGAAGACGCGGCCTGTGAGCAGAAATAG